A stretch of Ipomoea triloba cultivar NCNSP0323 chromosome 13, ASM357664v1 DNA encodes these proteins:
- the LOC116000942 gene encoding dnaJ homolog subfamily C member 14 has protein sequence SSSFSPRKTGVCRLIDESAGVDAIKKRYRGLALQLHPDKNKHPKADVAFKLVSEAYVCLADDVRRADFDVQRQSSFCNECCNNPYLNSNPPQAKVVKSRNVCQIVRELKARFSQEATVIEKCVKMNANARIRRDEYPIFNPSDYVFHGYPHHRNQSRVQSVGKKNQSPVFEHRTERAQKCVGD, from the exons TCATCATCGTTTTCGCCCCGAAAAACCGGGGTTTGTCGACTG ATTGATGAGAGTGCTGGGGTGGATGCCATCAAGAAACGTTACCGTGGACTTG CTTTGCAGCTTCATCCTGACAAGAACAAACATCCCAAGGCTGATGTTGCATTCAAACTAGTATCCGAG GCATATGTTTGTTTAGCAGATGATGTCCGGAGAGCAGATTTTGATGTGCAGAGACAAAGTAGCTTCTGCAACGAGTGCTGCAACAATCCATATCTGAACTCTAACCCTCCCCAGGCAAAAGTGGTGAAGTCCAGGAATGTGTGCCAGATTGTGAGGGAGCTTAAAGCCAGATTTTCCCAGGAGGCAACAGTGATAGAGAAGTGTGTGAAGATGAATGCAAATGCCAGAATTCGGCGCGATGAATATCCGATCTTCAATCCTTCTGATTATGTGTTCCATGGCTATCCTCACCACAGGAATCAGAGTAGAGTGCAGAGTGTGGGCAAGAAGAACCAATCTCCAGTGTTTGAGCATAGAACAGAAAGGGCACAAAAATGTGTTGGTGATTAG
- the LOC116002074 gene encoding WD repeat-containing protein 43 produces MGSPNIRDFLTAFSPSRDFFAISTGDGRIKIWDTVKGQIQTEFADIESSEVTNMFAKKQEGHLSMDYTCMKWISMEKKKKRKLGTSILVLGTGGGDVLALDVSAGQLKWRACDCHPGGVTAISFPKSGRLIYTAGADGMVCELDTMSGNLLQKFKASTKGISSMSISSGGEVLATAASQLKIVNCSDHKKLQKFSGHPGPVRCMVFSEDGKYLLSSAVGERYIAVWKLGGSKKQSACCLLAMDHPAVFLESRCIATDADEAGLCVLAISETGVCYFWHGKSAKELRHCKPTKISSDEEMLKKYNGTVPGVFAAKLETVVKPASCHVFLAHGLHVKPSFEKVLLQSGTDLKLNSSLDGLLLPISQSRKRKLSKSQNQVTALDRANAEGALLPMPHILDLPGAKSGAKLVVSKDDECQYDADTVTICMEEQLRSMGIVCDNDDPTSKPTFESDKISGINLEVSIPQKEIKKTVLSMEPSDACSLLEMLIAGWHSRLYKAKYILPWIYCIMANHHDYLTSQEPYTHLLDSLYKLTKSKGAALNSLLQLCGRLQLVTAQFEKATNSQSKMLLRDEQMEESEDEDVEEVRYGLEDESQTSSDNDD; encoded by the exons ATGGGGTCACCAAATATCAGAGACTTCTTGACGGCCTTCAGCCCTTCTCGGGACTTCTTTGCTATCAGCACCGGTGATGGTCGTATAAAG ATATGGGATACGGTGAAAGGTCAGATACAGACTGAGTTTGCAGATATTGAGTCTTCTGAGGTCACAAACATGTTTGCTAAAAAACAAGAAGGGCACCTTTCCATGGACTATACTTGTATGAAATGGATTTCTATGGAAAAAAAG AAAAAAAGGAAGCTTGGAACTTCAATATTGGTATTGGGAACTGGCGGTGGGGATGTTCTGGCGTTGGATGTATCTGCTGGTCAGTTGAAATGGAGAGCTTGTGATTGCCATCCTGG GGGTGTCACTGCCATATCGTTTCCTAAAAGTGGTCGGCTCATCTATACTGCAGGTGCAGATGGGATGGTTTGTGAACTTGATACCATGTCCGGTAACTTGTTGCAGAAGTTCAAAGCTTCTACAAAGGGAATATCGTCTAtgtccatttcatcag GTGGGGAAGTATTAGCAACTGCAGCTTCTCAGTTGAAGATTGTTAACTGTTCGGACCACAAAAAGCTGCAGAAGTTTTCTGGCCACCCT GGTCCTGTTCGGTGTATGGTATTCTCTGAAGATGGAAAGTATCTGCTTTCTTCTGCTGTTGGTGAGAGATATATTGCAGTCTGGAAGTTAGGTGGCAGCAAAAAGCAATCAGCGTGCTGTTTGCTTGCAATGGATCACCCTGCTGTCTTTTTGGAAAGTCGATGCATTGCTACTGATGCAGATGAAGCAGGCCTTTGTGTTTTGGCTATCTCTGAGACAGGTGTCTGTTATTTTTGGCATGGGAAGAGTGCCAAGGAGTTGCGCCATTGCAAGCCCACCAAGATATCCTCTGATGAGGAAATGCTGAAGAAATACAATGGCACAGTGCCTGGTGTTTTTGCTGCAAAATTGGAGACTGTTGTTAAACCTGCTTCTTGCCATGTGTTTCTGGCCCATGGTTTGCACGTAAAGCCATCTTTTGAGAAAGTTCTGCTGCAGTCTGGGACAGACCTAAAGTTAAACAGTTCACTTGATGGACTTCTTCTTCCCATCAGTCAATCTCGCAAAAGAAAATTGTCCAAATCACAGAATCAAG TTACTGCATTGGATCGTGCGAATGCGGAGGGTGCCTTACTTCCTATGCctcatattcttgatttgcCTGGTGCAAAGAGTGGAGCTAAGCTAGTGGTTAGTAAAG ATGACGAGTGCCAATATGATGCTGATACTGTCACAATATGCATGGAGGAGCAACTGAGATCCATGGGGATTGTTTGTGATAATGATGATCCCACTTCTAAGCCAACTTTTGAATCTGACAAAATCAGTGGTATCAATCTTGAAGTTAGTATTCCGCAGAAGGAG aTAAAGAAAACTGTTTTATCTATGGAACCCAGTGATGCATGCAGCTTGTTAGAAATGCTGATTGCTGGATGGCATTCCAG ATTGTACAAGgcaaaatatattcttccatgGATATATTGTATAATGGCCAATCACCATGACTATCTTACATCTCAGGAACCATATACCCATCTTCTAGATTCCTTATATAAG CTTACGAAGTCTAAAGGAGCGGCTCTGAACTCTTTATTGCAGCTATGTGGGCGTTTGCAACTTGTAACAGCTCAG TTTGAGAAGGCTACGAATAGCCAAAGCAAGATGTTACTACGTGATGAACAAATGGAGGAAAGTGAGGAtgaagatgttgaagaagtTCGTTATGGCTTGGAGGATGAGTCACAAACTAGCAGCGACAACGATGATTAA
- the LOC116002075 gene encoding extensin-3-like yields MALQSQKMQRTQITEIQVRMDCNGCVQKIKKALHGIHGISDLYIDFPGQKITLVGWADPEKIVKAIKKTRKSAVICSHTEAEPPEPPPQPPEQGSEGESTSPPAEAPPAEAAQPTEPPKEPPKDPGPENHHPAEEKPCPEAKIQTDQPAKHKDVEEVHVVYHYPPDYNYGSSFSHGYGGQWGYYHPGGGTGFRPDQPPPPLGSRFRHEPFAANNSPSFRYEPPSPPPPGGSRFRQELPPPPHNPGFRQEPPPPPYSSGFRQEPPPPPPPSSSRTRQEPPPPPPPSSSRSRQEPPPPPPTYTPELKHSGFRQEPPQPPSGSRLRQEPPPPPPTYNPEFKHPGFRQEPPQPPSSSRLRQEPPPPTYSPEFKHSGFRQEPPQPPSSSRLRQEPPPPTYNPEFKHSGLRQESPQPPSSSRLRQEPPPPPPPSYSQELKNEPPPYQNGSGFRQEFPQPIYVSHSYNTYKPSPYVTGYEYARSPPRYMNYNRPDPYTEDMYPRPRRYTGYDYVQSNNSPPRYTNYDHYTQQDYRRPEHYSEDYHNGNLSSMFSEENPNACTIS; encoded by the exons ATGGCGCTTCAATCGCAG AAAATGCAGAGAACTCAGATCACTGAGATTCAGGTAAGGATGGACTGTAATGGGTGTGTCCAGAAAATCAAGAAGGCCTTGCATGGGATTCATG GTATCTCTGATCTCTACATTGATTTTCCTGGGCAGAAGATTACATTGGTAGGATGGGCAGACCCTGAGAAAATAGTGAAGGCAATTAAGAAAACCAGAAAGAGTGCAGTCATATGTTCTCATACAGAGGCAGAGCCGCCGGAGCCGCCACCTCAGCCGCCGGAGCAAGGCAGTGAGGGTGAATCTACTAGTCCTCCGGCGGAAGCTCCGCCAGCTGAAGCGGCACAGCCTACAGAGCCGCCGAAGGAGCCACCCAAAGACCCGGGGCCGGAAAATCATCATCCTGCAGAGGAAAAGCCATGTCCTGAGGCCAAAATCCAGACAGACCAGCCTGCTAAGCATAAGGATGTAGAAGAGGTTCATGTGGTTTACCACTATCCACCAGACTATAACTATGGCTCAAGCTTTAGCCATGGCTATGGTGGACAATGGGGTTACTATCACCCGGGTGGTGGTACTGGGTTCAGACCTGACCAGCCTCCACCGCCTCTCGGTTCAAGATTCAGACATGAGCCATTTGCGGCAAACAATAGTCCATCTTTCAGATATGAGCCGCCTTCGCCTCCACCTCCCGGGGGTTCAAGATTCCGACAAGAACTGCCTCCACCACCCCACAATCCAGGATTCCGACAAgaaccacctccaccaccataCAGTTCGGGGTTCAGACAAGAACCACCGCCACCTCCACCCCCTAGTAGTTCAAGAACCAGACAAGAGCCGCCACCACCTCCACCCCCTAGTAGTTCAAGATCCCGACAAGagccaccaccgccaccaccaaCCTACACTCCCGAACTCAAACATTCGGGGTTCAGGCAAGAACCGCCTCAACCCCCGAGTGGTTCAAGACTCAGACAagaaccaccaccaccaccaccaacctACAATCCAGAGTTCAAACATCCGGGGTTCAGGCAAGAACCGCCTCAACCCCCGAGTAGTTCAAGACTCAGACAAGAACCACCACCACCGACCTACAGTCCAGAGTTCAAGCATTCAGGGTTCAGGCAAGAACCGCCTCAACCCCCGAGTAGTTCAAGGCTCAGACAAGAACCACCACCACCGACCTACAATCCAGAGTTCAAACATTCAGGGTTAAGGCAAGAATCGCCTCAACCCCCGAGTAGTTCAAGACTCAGACAAGAACCACCCCCACCACCGCCACCATCCTACAGTCAAGAACTCAAAAACGAGCCCCCTCCATATCAAAATGGTTCAGGATTTAGACAAGAGTTCCCACAACCCATTTATGTCTCACATAGCTACAACACCTACAAGCCATCGCCTTATGTCACTGGATATGAATATGCTAGGTCACCTCCAAGATACATGAATTACAATAGACCTGATCCATACACGGAGGACATGTACCCTAGACCAAGGCGTTACACAGGTTATGATTATGTCCAATCAAATAACTCGCCTCCAAGATACACAAATTACGACCATTACACACAACAGGATTACCGTAGACCAGAGCATTACTCCGAGGACTACCACAACGGGAATCTCTCCTCGATGTTCAGTGAAGAAAATCCTAATGCATGCACAATATCATAG
- the LOC116002774 gene encoding phospholipase D zeta 1-like, producing MASKPPQPTAPSRGGTKYVQMQSEPSPSVTSSLLPHHHQQTTSELTRIFDELPKATIVHVSRPDASDISPLLLTYTIEFKYKQFNWQLVKKAPQVFYLHFTLKKRLFIEEITEKQEQVKELLQNLGLGENIPHTPTMHEDDDPDDESLAMRTDESVRNRDVPSSAALPIIRPTLGRQHSMSDTAKVAMQGYLNHFLGNMDIVNSPEVCKFLEVSKLSFSPEYGPKLKEDYLMVKHLPKIQSDDDKRRWCSCHWFSCCKDNWQRVWAVLKPGFLAFLRDPFDNVPLDIVVFDILPGSDGEGQVSLTKELNEGKPLRHYFRVSSGTRSIKLRVKSDAKVKDWVAAINDAGFRPREGWCHPHRFGSFAPPRGFTEDGSQAQWFVDGRAAFEAIALAIEEAKSEIFICGWWLCPELYLRRPFQSHLSSRLDLLMEAKAKQGVQIHILLYKEVALALKINSVYSKKKFLGIHKNIKVLRYPDHFSSGVYLWSHHEKIVIVDHQICFIGGLDLCFGRYDSLEHKVGDCPPITWPGKDYYNPRESEPNSWEDTMKDELDRRKYPRMPWHDVHCALWGPPCRDVARHFVQRWNYAKRNKAPNEQAIPLLMPQHHMVIPHYMGKFREEHTANKDISIAQDIERQEQESFSCRSSFQDIPLLIPQEADRMDINGEPKLSGFSTVHDFHRQPSKKIRSLSLRRGKMEPLVPDMPMKGFANGVDVLDLQQDLSSNLMHRGTKSLDRDLWEAQDQDDQVGLLDEAGQVGPCVPCHCQVIRSVSQWSAGTSRIEGSIHNAYCSLIEKAEHFVYIENQFFISGLSGDDIIQNRVLDALYKRIMRAYNENNCFRVIIIIPLLPGFQGGLDDSGAASVRAIMHWQYRTICRGHSSILQNLHDRIGSRVNDYISFYGLRAYGRLFDGGPLVSSQIYVHSKIMIIDDCTTLIGSANINDRSLLGSRDSEIGLIIEDKEFVDSYMGGKPWKAGKFASSLRLSLWSEHLCLHAEEVGKINDPVIDSTYKDIWMSTAKTNTMIFQDVFSCIPNDLIQSRAALRQCTAQLKGKISHATIDLGVAPDKLERQKDRDAKGTNPMARLESVKGHLVCFPVDFMSKEDLRPVFNESEYYASPQVFH from the exons ATGGCGTCGAAACCGCCGCAGCCGACGGCTCCCAGCAGAGGAGGGACAAAGTATGTGCAGATGCAATCGGAGCCTTCGCCGTCGGTCACCTCGTCGCTGCTGCCGCATCACCACCAGCAGACGACCTCCGAGTTGACTCGGATTTTCGATGAGCTGCCGAAGGCTACTATCGTCCATGTCTCCCGCCCTGACGCCAGCGATATCAGCCCCTTGCTCCTCACCTACACCATTGAATTCAAATACAAACAG TTCAATTGGCAACTAGTCAAGAAAGCTCCTCAAgtgttttatttacattttacatTAAAGAAGCGCTTATTTATTGAGGAGATAACTGAGAAGCAAGAGCAG GTTAAAGAATTACTTCAAAACTTGGGATTAGGAGAGAACATACCTCACACACCAACCATGCATGAAGATGATGACCCAGATGATGAGTCTCTCGCAATGCGTACTGACGAAAGTGTCAGAAACAG AGATGTTCCTTCTAGTGCTGCTCTGCCAATAATTCGCCCCACACTTGGAAGGCAACATTCTATGTCAGACACAGCAAAAGTTGCCATGCAAGGGTATTTAAATCATTTTCTTGGGAATATGGATATTGTCAATTCTCCTGAG GTTTGCAAGTTTTTGGAGGTTTCGAAATTATCTTTTTCTCCAGAATATGGTCCTAAGCTTAAAGAAGACTATCTTATGGTGAAACATTTGCCCAAGATACAAAGTGATGATGATAAAAGAAGATGGTGTTCATGTCACTGGTTCAGTTGTTGTAAAGACAACTGGCAGAGG GTATGGGCTGTGCTGAAGCCTGGATTCTTGGCTTTTCTTAGAGATCCTTTTGACAATGTGCCTTTGGATATTGTTGTTTTTGACATTCTACCAGGGTCAGATGGAGAAGGTCAAGTATCATTAACAAAAGAATTAAATGAAGGAAAGCCCTTGCGCCATTATTTCAGG GTGTCTTCTGGAACTCGTAGCATAAAACTAAGAGTAAAGAGTGATGCTAAAGTTAAAGATTGGGTTGCTGCAATTAATGATGCTGGGTTTAGACCACGTGAAGGTTGGTGTCATCCTCATCGTTTTGGTTCTTTTGCTCCTCCTCGTGGGTTTACAGAAGATGGCAGCCAGGCTCAGTGGTTTGTAGATGGTCGAGCAGCATTTGAAGCCATTGCTCTGGCGATTGAGGAAGCAAAATCAGAG ATATTTATATGTGGCTGGTGGCTTTGCCCAGAGCTGTATCTGCGACGCCCTTTCCAGAGTCATTTATCTTCTCGACTTGATTTGTTAATGGAAGCAAAGGCCAAACAAGGTGTTCAG ATTCATATTCTGCTTTACAAGGAGGTTGCTCTTGCTTTAAAAATCAACAGTGTGTACAGCAAGAAGAAGTTTTTAGGCATACACAAAAATATCAAAGTGCTTCGTTATCCTGATCATTTTTCTAGTGGTGTCTATTTATG GTCTCATCACGAAAAAATTGTGATCGTTGACCATCAGATTTGTTTTATTGGGGGACTAGATCTTTGCTTTGGTCGGTACGATTCTTTAGAACATAAAGTTGGTGATTGCCCTCCTATTACTTGGCCAGGAAAAGACTACTACAATCCCAG GGAGTCTGAACCAAATTCATGGGAAGATACTATGAAGGATGAATTGGATAGGAGAAAATATCCCCGCATGCCATGGCATGATGTCCATTGTGCCCTTTGGGGACCACCTTGCCGTGATGTTGCTCGACATTTTGTTCAGCGCTGGAACTATGCTAAG AGGAATAAAGCCCCAAATGAGCAAGCAATTCCACTACTTATGCCTCAGCACCACATGGTTATTCCTCATTACATGGGAAAATTCAGAGAGGAACACACTGCAAATAAAGATATTAGTATTGCTCAGGACATTGAGAGACAAGAACAAGAGTCATTTTCATGCAGGTCGTCTTTCCAAGATATTCCCTTGCTGATTCCCCAAGAAGCTGATAGGATGGATATCAATGGTGAACCAAAACTGAGTGGGTTCAGTACAGTACATGATTTTCATAGACAGCCAAGCAAAAAGATTAGATCTCTTTCTCTCCGAAGGGGTAAAATGGAACCTTTAGTACCAGACATGCCTATGAAAGGATTTGCAAATGGAGTTGATGTGTTAGATCTTCAGCAGGATTTGTCTTCCAATTTGATGCACCGTGGCACCAAATCCTTAGATAGAGATTTGTGGGAAGCACAGGATCAAGACGATCAAGTTGGTTTGTTGGATGAAGCTGGGCAAGTTGGACCATGTGTTCCATGTCACTGTCAG GTTATAAGGAGTGTCAGTCAATGGTCTGCTGGAACAAGCCGAATTGAAGGAAGCATACACAATGCTTACTGCTCTCTAATTGAGAAGGCAGAACACTTTGTTTATATAGAG AACCAGTTTTTCATTTCAGGTCTTTCTGGAGATGACATTATACAGAATCGTGTGTTAGATGCATTGTATAAGCGAATCATGAGAGCTTATAATGAGAACAATTGTTTCAGGGTTATTATTATCATACCTCTTCTTCCTGGATTTCAG GGTGGATTGGATGATAGTGGTGCTGCATCTGTCAGAGCTATCATGCATTGGCAATATCGAACAATATGCAGAGGACATAGTTCAATATTGCAGAATCTTCACGATCGGATTGGCTCTAGAGTGAATGATTATATATCATTCTATGGTCTCAGGGCCTACGGTAGACTGTTTGATGGTGGTCCTTTGGTATCTAGCCAG ATTTATGTGCACAGCAAGATCATGATAATTGATGACTGTACAACCTTGATTGGATCAGCAAATATAAATGACCGGAGCTTGCTTGGATCAAGAGACTCTGAG aTTGGTCTAATCATTGAGGACAAAGAATTTGTTGATTCATATATGGGAGGCAAACCATGGAAGGCTGGGAAATTTGCATCAAGTCTTCGGCTCTCACTATGGTCTGAGCATCTTTGTCTTCATGCTGAGGAG GTTGGTAAAATTAACGATCCAGTCATTGATTCGACGTACAAGGATATATGGATGTCAACTGCAAAG ACAAATACCATGATTTTCCAAGATGTTTTCTCCTGCATACCAAATGATCTTATACAGTCTAG GGCTGCTCTTCGACAGTGCACAGCGCAATTGAAAGGCAAAATCAGTCATGCTACCATAGACTTAGGAGTAGCTCCAGATAAGCTAGAGCGTCAGAAAGATAGAGACGCGAAGGGAACAAATCCCATGGCACGGTTAGAGTCTGTGAAGGGCCATCTCGTGTGTTTCCCAGTGGATTTCATGTCCAAAGAAGACTTGAGGCCTGTTTTCAATGAGAGCGAGTACTACGCTTCACCTCAGGTTTTCCATTAG
- the LOC116003105 gene encoding uncharacterized protein LOC116003105: MEISVFSDAITAVASTHNSKFRLNRHHGFTSNNVVSLSDDQQSLPSSASAFVQISAAFSPTDAVAPPPVRSNRTRTAPRRLARKTRRVRRKLLGGGGGEDDGGEFGFFFDGGDDDGAFGGGNSWGGGSGWNFGGYGGSNWDEPSSNSISDPAFDFVYEVLSWIVFSNCLHFAFKKVVRIVAGGLGDPAREKVPMRLTPVC; the protein is encoded by the coding sequence ATGGAAATTTCTGTGTTTTCCGATGCGATAACGGCGGTGGCCTCGACACACAACTCGAAATTCCGTCTGAATCGCCACCACGGTTTCACCTCAAACAATGTCGTGTCTCTCTCCGACGATCAGCAATCACTACCGTCCTCCGCCTCCGCCTTCGTCCAGATTTCAGCGGCGTTCTCCCCTACGGACGCCGTGGCTCCGCCGCCGGTGAGATCGAATCGGACCAGAACGGCGCCGCGGAGACTCGCCCGCAAAACACGGCGCGTTAGGCGGAAGTTGttgggcggcggcggcggggagGATGACGGCGGGGAGTTCGGATTTTTCTTCGATGGCGGAGACGACGATGGAGCCTTCGGCGGCGGGAATAGCTGGGGCGGCGGGAGCGGGTGGAATTTCGGCGGATATGGCGGGTCAAATTGGGATGAACCCTCGTCCAATTCAATATCCGACCCGGCTTTTGACTTCGTGTACGAGGTCTTAAGCTGGATAGTGTTCTCGAATTGCTTACATTTCGCGTTCAAGAAGGTGGTCAGAATTGTGGCCGGTGGACTTGGTGATCCGGCAAGGGAGAAGGTTCCGATGAGACTGACACCTGTCTGCTGA